Proteins from one Salmo salar chromosome ssa07, Ssal_v3.1, whole genome shotgun sequence genomic window:
- the LOC106576443 gene encoding mucin-5AC-like has translation MTQRKMKDDSTGSDEGTTPHSRSLQQPLSRSLQQPLSRSLPTTAPQQVTTTAPQQVPTTAPQQVPPYNGPSAGPYNSPSADHYNSPSAGHYKSPSAGPYNSHAADPSNAPQQVPPTPLSRSLQQPLSRSLQQPLSRSLQQSLSRSLQPPSAGHYNSPSAGPSNPPSAGHYNSPSAGHYNSPSAGPSNSPSAGHYNSPSAGHYNRPSAGPSNSPSAGHYNSPSAGHYNSPSAGPYNSPSAGHYSSPSAGHYNSPSAGPYNAPQQVTTTAPQQVPTTPLSRSLQQPLSRSLQQPLSRSLQRPSAGHYHSPSTGPSNSPSAGPSLHSPSAGPYNSPSTGPSNSPSAGPNNSPSAGPSNPPQQVTTTVPQQVPPTPLSRSLQQPLSRSLQHPSAGHYNSPSAGHYNSPSAGPSNTPQQVTTTVPQQVPPTPLSRSLQQPLSRSLQQSLSRSLQPPSAGHYNSPSAGPSNPPSAGHYNSPSAGHYNSPSAGHYNSPSTGHYNSPSAGHYNSPSAGHYNSPSAGHYNSPSAGHYNSPSAGHYNSPSAGHYNSPSAGHYNSPSAGHYNSPSAGHYNSPSAGHYNSPSAGHYNSPSAGHYNSPSAGHYNSPSAGLSNAPQQVTTTAPQQVTTTVPQQVSPTPLSRSLQQPLSRSLQQPLSRSLQQSLSRSLQQSLSRSLQRPSAGHYNSPSAGHYNSPSAGHYNSPSAGHYNSPSAGHYNSPSAGHYNSPSAGLSNAPQQVTTTAPQCVCKGKRVVARHVHTLQFDQS, from the coding sequence CCCCACAGCAGGTCACTACAACAGCCCCTCAGCAGGTCCCTACAACAGCCCCTCAGCAGGTCCCTCCCTACAACAGCCCCACAGCAGGTCACTACAACAGCCCCTCAGCAGGTCCCTACAACAGCCCCTCAGCAGGTCCCTCCCTACAACGGCCCCTCAGCAGGTCCttacaacagcccctcagcaGATCACTACAACAGCCCCTCAGCAGGTCACTACAAAAGCCCCTCAGCAGGTCCATACAACAGCCACGCAGCAGATCCCTCCAACGCCCCTCAGCAGGTCCCTCCAACGCCCCTCAGCAGGTCACTCCAACAGCCCCTCAGCAGGTCCCTCCAACAGCCCCTCAGCAGGTCACTACAACAGTCCCTCAGCAGGTCCCTCCAACCCCCCTCAGCAGGTCACTACAACAGTCCCTCAGCAGGTCCCTCCAACCCCCCCTCAGCAGGTCACTACAACAGCCCCTCAGCAGGTCACTACAACAGCCCCTCAGCAGGTCCCTCCAACAGCCCCTCAGCAGGTCACTACAACAGTCCCTCAGCAGGTCACTACAACAGACCCTCAGCAGGTCCCTCCAACAGTCCCTCAGCAGGTCACTACAACAGCCCCTCAGCAGGTCACTACAACAGCCCCTCAGCAGGTCCCTACAACAGCCCCTCAGCAGGTCACTACAGCAGCCCCTCAGCAGGTCACTACAACAGCCCCTCAGCAGGTCCCTACAACGCCCCTCAGCAGGTCACTACAACAGCCCCTCAGCAGGTCCCTACAACACCCCTCAGCAGATCACTCCAACAGCCCCTCAGCAGGTCACTACAACAGCCCCTCAGCAGGTCCCTCCAACGCCCCTCAGCAGGTCACTACCACAGCCCCTCAACAGGTCCCTCCAACAGCCCCTCAGCAGGTCCCTCCCTACACAGCCCCTCAGCAGGTCcctacaacagcccctcaacaggTCCCTCCAACAGCCCCTCAGCAGGTCCCAACAACAGTCCCTCAGCAGGTCCCTCCAACCCCCCTCAGCAGGTCACTACAACAGTCCCTCAGCAGGTCCCTCCAACACCCCTCAGCAGGTCACTACAACAGCCCCTCAGCAGGTCCCTCCAACACCCCTCAGCAGGTCACTACAACAGCCCCTCAGCAGGTCACTACAACAGTCCCTCAGCAGGTCCCTCCAACACCCCTCAGCAGGTCACTACAACAGTCCCTCAGCAGGTCCCTCCAACACCCCTCAGCAGGTCACTACAACAGCCCCTCAGCAGGTCACTACAACAGTCCCTCAGCAGGTCCCTCCAACCCCCCTCAGCAGGTCACTACAACAGTCCCTCAGCAGGTCCCTCCAACCCCCCCTCAGCAGGTCACTACAACAGCCCCTCAGCAGGTCACTACAACAGCCCCTCAGCAGGTcactacaacagcccctcaacaggTCACTACAACAGTCCCTCAGCAGGTCACTACAACAGCCCCTCAGCAGGTCACTACAACAGCCCCTCAGCAGGTCACTACAACAGTCCCTCAGCAGGTCACTACAACAGCCCCTCAGCAGGTCACTACAACAGCCCCTCAGCAGGTCACTACAACAGTCCCTCAGCAGGTCACTACAACAGCCCCTCAGCAGGTCACTACAACAGTCCCTCAGCAGGTCACTACAACAGTCCCTCAGCAGGTCACTACAACAGCCCCTCAGCAGGTCACTACAACAGCCCCTCAGCAGGTCACTACAACAGTCCCTCAGCAGGTCACTACAACAGTCCCTCAGCAGGTCTCTCCAACGCCCCTCAGCAGGTCACTACAACAGCCCCTCAGCAGGTCACTACAACAGTCCCTCAGCAGGTCTCTCCAACGCCCCTCAGCAGGTCACTACAACAGCCCCTCAGCAGGTCACTACAACAGCCCCTCAGCAGGTCACTACAACAGTCCCTCAGCAGGTCACTACAACAGTCCCTCAGCAGGTCTCTCCAACGCCCCTCAGCAGGTCACTACAACAGCCCCTCAGCAGGTCACTACAACAGTCCCTCAGCAGGTCACTACAACAGTCCCTCAGCAGGTCACTACAACAGCCCCTCAGCAGGTCACTACAACAGCCCCTCAGCAGGTCACTACAACAGTCCCTCAGCAGGTCTCTCCAACGCCCCTCAGCAGGTCACTACAACAGCCCCTCAGTGTGTTTGCAAGGGGAAAAGAGTCGTGGCCAGACATGTCCACACACTGCAGTTTGATCAATCTTGA